In a genomic window of Streptomyces sp. NBC_01231:
- a CDS encoding SMI1/KNR4 family protein — protein sequence MNPSLTRLTELLPPPAAAPKDWDTVEEQLGTPLPEDYKQLVDTYGGGVFDENVWLLEPGCPRPRYDLIAMDAECRESLHQLWERGEPRPAELDQEGARLIPWAYEDEGGEVLYLLATPGQAPETWPILINEGRGPEWERHPGPCTSFLLSLMTGETKSEYFPDMPLDEHLFETNEEIFANG from the coding sequence ATGAACCCGTCGCTCACACGCCTCACCGAGCTGCTGCCGCCCCCGGCCGCCGCACCGAAGGACTGGGACACCGTCGAGGAGCAGCTGGGCACCCCCTTGCCCGAGGACTACAAGCAGCTCGTCGACACCTACGGAGGCGGCGTCTTCGACGAAAACGTGTGGCTGCTGGAACCCGGATGCCCAAGGCCGCGCTACGACCTGATCGCCATGGACGCCGAGTGCCGCGAGTCGCTGCACCAACTGTGGGAGCGCGGCGAACCCCGCCCCGCGGAGCTGGACCAAGAAGGCGCCCGGCTTATCCCCTGGGCCTACGAGGACGAAGGCGGTGAAGTCCTCTACCTGCTGGCCACGCCCGGCCAAGCGCCCGAGACCTGGCCCATCCTGATCAACGAAGGACGCGGCCCCGAATGGGAACGGCACCCTGGCCCCTGCACCTCGTTCCTGTTGTCGCTGATGACGGGAGAAACCAAGTCTGAGTACTTCCCCGACATGCCATTGGACGAGCACCTGTTCGAGACGAACGAGGAAATCTTCGCCAACGGCTAG
- a CDS encoding TetR/AcrR family transcriptional regulator, producing the protein MRADAQRNAEKLRSAAAELFRERGLQAPLKEIARRAGVSHGTLYNLFGTREALIDEVVADLAAARLGEVAEHALAHDDAWDGFAYYIETLCELQATDPAISDVVAGRYPGAERLMAVCKRSYAGAARIIERAQQAGALRADFTTEDLLFIFGTNAQLARAAKDTAPDAWRRGVAFMLDGLRTEAAHPLPTGPLTSQQLYQVMGHLNDTP; encoded by the coding sequence ATGCGGGCCGATGCGCAACGCAATGCCGAGAAGCTGCGGTCAGCCGCCGCCGAGCTGTTTCGCGAACGCGGCCTCCAGGCGCCCCTGAAGGAGATCGCCCGCCGGGCCGGTGTGAGCCACGGAACCCTCTACAACCTCTTCGGCACGCGCGAGGCACTCATCGACGAGGTGGTGGCCGACCTGGCGGCGGCCCGCCTGGGCGAGGTCGCCGAGCACGCCCTTGCCCACGACGACGCCTGGGACGGATTCGCGTACTACATCGAGACGCTCTGCGAACTGCAGGCCACGGACCCCGCGATCAGCGATGTGGTCGCCGGCCGCTACCCGGGCGCCGAACGCCTGATGGCCGTCTGCAAGCGTTCCTACGCCGGCGCCGCGCGCATCATCGAGCGCGCCCAGCAAGCCGGCGCCCTGCGCGCCGACTTCACCACTGAGGACCTGCTGTTCATCTTCGGCACCAACGCCCAGCTGGCCCGTGCCGCCAAGGACACCGCCCCCGACGCCTGGCGCCGCGGTGTCGCCTTCATGCTCGACGGCCTGCGTACTGAAGCCGCCCACCCACTCCCCACCGGCCCGCTGACCTCCCAACAGCTGTACCAGGTGATGGGCCACCTCAACGACACGCCGTAA
- a CDS encoding SDR family oxidoreductase, translated as MSKVIAVFGAGTGLGLSVARRFGREGFRVALVARRKDRLDSLVGRLADEGIEAAAFPADLSDPTGVPVLVDAIRDRFERIDVVEYAPLGGGQVFTPATELDAATLEALSRLLLLTPVEVFRSVLPEMTERGDGTLLMTTGYSAVEPMPHASGLPAVMAAARHYVYSLSGELAETGVYAGTLSIAALIARSEAAEAVEARSGSLAGSDTAELPGGVEVPVVDPDELAEQYWDMYTKRDRVEQIHPAHLAERWSRTT; from the coding sequence ATGTCCAAAGTGATCGCCGTCTTCGGCGCCGGTACCGGGCTCGGCCTGTCCGTCGCTCGCCGCTTCGGTCGCGAGGGCTTCCGCGTCGCCCTGGTCGCCCGTCGCAAGGACCGGCTGGACAGCCTCGTCGGCCGGCTCGCCGACGAAGGCATCGAGGCCGCCGCCTTCCCCGCCGACCTGTCCGACCCCACCGGTGTCCCCGTCCTGGTCGACGCCATCCGCGACCGCTTCGAGCGGATCGATGTCGTCGAGTACGCCCCGCTCGGCGGCGGCCAAGTCTTCACCCCGGCCACCGAACTGGACGCGGCCACCCTGGAGGCACTCTCCCGGCTGCTCCTGCTCACCCCGGTGGAGGTGTTCCGTTCGGTGCTGCCGGAGATGACCGAACGCGGCGACGGCACCCTCCTGATGACCACGGGCTACTCGGCGGTCGAACCGATGCCCCACGCCAGCGGCCTCCCTGCGGTGATGGCCGCCGCCCGCCACTACGTGTACTCCCTCAGCGGTGAACTGGCCGAGACCGGCGTCTACGCCGGCACCCTCTCCATCGCCGCCCTGATCGCCCGCAGCGAGGCCGCCGAGGCCGTCGAGGCCCGGTCCGGCTCCCTGGCCGGGTCCGATACCGCCGAACTGCCCGGCGGTGTCGAGGTCCCGGTCGTCGACCCGGACGAACTCGCCGAGCAGTACTGGGACATGTACACCAAGCGCGACCGCGTCGAGCAGATCCACCCGGCGCACCTGGCTGAGCGCTGGAGCCGCACCACCTGA
- a CDS encoding MFS transporter translates to MKIADESPKPISTLLKIASFRRFVSANLISATGSAMAPLALAYAVIEQGGGAGSLGLVLATNTVPTIVFLLAGGLFADRLSRSRLLFMGNLLAAGAQGALAVTVATGHATTVSIAACGFVSGTAASFIVPAAQGAVAQIVPEQHLQQANALLRLPSNAVKVLGPVVGGVIVAASGAAWALAWDAFTFAAAAVLLLGLRLDAPLVSPGGVLSDLRAGWAGFWSRTWLWTYTAAGTVLVAAWLAGFQLIGPLVAAAQYAGARGWGLIQAAFTCGLLAGTLVCLRWKPYRLLTVAVVAAGALALPLAAMACTAPLSLVLLATALAGVGLDVAIVAWTTAFQQRVPQAEQGRMSAFNGVGERLAIPLGYLITAFAAHSWSSQAALLTCAGMIAAATVLNLCVPDVYRINRLTPDDQPTAANGHRTVEQA, encoded by the coding sequence ATGAAAATCGCCGACGAGTCACCAAAGCCGATCAGCACGCTGTTAAAGATCGCGAGTTTCCGGCGTTTCGTGTCGGCCAATCTCATCTCGGCCACAGGGTCCGCGATGGCCCCTCTTGCCCTGGCCTACGCTGTCATTGAGCAGGGCGGTGGAGCGGGGTCCCTCGGTCTGGTGCTTGCCACGAACACCGTCCCCACGATCGTGTTCCTGCTCGCGGGCGGCTTGTTCGCGGACCGCTTGTCCCGCAGCCGGCTCCTCTTCATGGGCAATCTCCTGGCGGCTGGCGCTCAAGGTGCGCTGGCCGTCACCGTGGCGACCGGACATGCGACGACAGTGTCGATCGCAGCATGCGGTTTCGTCTCGGGAACGGCGGCGTCGTTCATCGTGCCGGCTGCGCAGGGCGCCGTTGCGCAGATTGTTCCGGAGCAGCACCTGCAGCAGGCCAACGCGTTGCTCAGGCTGCCGAGCAACGCGGTCAAGGTGTTGGGTCCGGTCGTCGGCGGTGTCATCGTCGCTGCCAGCGGCGCGGCATGGGCACTGGCTTGGGATGCGTTCACGTTCGCCGCCGCGGCCGTGCTGCTTCTCGGACTGCGTCTGGATGCCCCGCTCGTTTCACCTGGCGGTGTGCTGAGCGATCTGCGGGCGGGCTGGGCGGGCTTTTGGTCGCGTACCTGGCTGTGGACCTATACGGCCGCCGGCACGGTCCTGGTCGCTGCGTGGCTGGCGGGTTTCCAGCTTATCGGCCCGCTCGTGGCCGCGGCGCAGTACGCCGGAGCCCGCGGCTGGGGACTGATCCAGGCGGCCTTCACATGTGGTCTGTTGGCGGGGACCCTCGTCTGCCTGCGCTGGAAGCCGTACCGACTGCTCACGGTCGCGGTCGTCGCGGCTGGTGCTCTCGCGCTCCCTTTGGCCGCCATGGCCTGCACGGCGCCGCTGTCTCTCGTCCTGCTGGCCACTGCGCTTGCAGGGGTCGGGCTCGATGTCGCGATCGTCGCCTGGACGACTGCGTTCCAACAGCGTGTTCCTCAAGCGGAACAGGGCCGCATGAGCGCCTTCAACGGCGTCGGGGAGCGCCTCGCCATCCCCTTGGGCTACCTCATCACTGCTTTTGCGGCCCACTCATGGAGCAGCCAGGCAGCGCTGTTGACCTGTGCAGGAATGATTGCTGCTGCGACCGTCCTGAACCTCTGCGTGCCGGATGTGTACCGCATCAACCGCCTGACACCAGACGATCAGCCGACAGCCGCAAACGGTCATCGCACGGTAGAGCAGGCGTAG
- a CDS encoding pentapeptide repeat-containing protein, whose amino-acid sequence MLAFTLAVLGAAAVFYTGWGLLGAQGLKPEHRIDSKTLFDLVKLSFGVVAGAGALVALVVAYRRQRVDEDGALREATRLHTERFTTAVSQLGADSAAVRLGGVHALAGLADDAPTRDLRQTCIDVLCAYLRLPYTAQDDIPAGDTESQHAYLALREVRHTVIRVIRDRFRLDPDHPHCWQGHHLDFTNVVFDGGDLAGAVFHDTVVDFSDAVFDGGKMRFNEAVFSGKVDFSRAAFTAGMVDFEGALFLGGDVIFTHAKFRGSMVDFGNAVFHGSMVDFSRAAFEEGVVNFNDAQFSGGRVNLIRAQFKGSDVDLSGATFSGSRVDFSLCWFVRGTVAFVGNQFSGGHVAFDRARFQGSTVDYSSAVFSGSTVSFESGRFSDGTVDFAGARFDSGSVDFSMARLSGAAIDFDSAQFSGATVRFDTVSGEAPPDLVPASGSPLPAGLTLPPHW is encoded by the coding sequence GTGCTGGCTTTCACCTTGGCGGTACTGGGGGCCGCCGCAGTGTTCTACACCGGGTGGGGCCTGTTAGGCGCCCAAGGGCTTAAGCCCGAGCACCGCATCGACTCGAAGACGCTGTTTGATCTGGTGAAGCTTTCCTTCGGGGTAGTCGCCGGGGCCGGCGCCCTAGTCGCCCTGGTCGTGGCCTACCGACGCCAGCGGGTTGACGAGGACGGCGCCCTGCGAGAGGCCACCCGGCTGCACACCGAACGCTTCACCACCGCCGTCTCTCAGCTCGGCGCCGACTCGGCCGCGGTCCGACTCGGCGGGGTTCACGCCCTGGCAGGCCTCGCGGACGACGCCCCCACCCGCGATCTGCGGCAGACCTGTATCGACGTCCTATGTGCTTACCTCCGCCTGCCCTATACAGCTCAAGACGACATTCCTGCGGGCGACACAGAGTCACAGCACGCCTATCTCGCCCTACGAGAAGTCCGGCACACGGTCATCCGCGTCATACGCGACCGCTTCCGTCTGGACCCGGACCATCCGCACTGCTGGCAGGGTCACCACCTGGACTTCACGAACGTTGTCTTCGATGGTGGTGACCTCGCCGGAGCTGTGTTTCACGACACCGTCGTGGACTTCTCCGATGCGGTGTTCGACGGCGGGAAGATGCGCTTCAACGAGGCGGTGTTCTCTGGGAAGGTCGACTTCTCGCGCGCTGCATTCACCGCCGGCATGGTCGACTTCGAAGGCGCCCTGTTCCTCGGCGGGGATGTCATCTTCACCCACGCAAAGTTCCGAGGCAGCATGGTCGACTTCGGCAACGCCGTCTTCCACGGCAGCATGGTCGACTTCTCCCGGGCAGCCTTCGAGGAGGGAGTGGTCAACTTCAACGATGCGCAGTTCTCCGGAGGCAGGGTCAACCTCATACGCGCCCAGTTCAAGGGCAGTGACGTCGACTTATCCGGGGCGACATTCTCTGGCAGCAGGGTGGACTTCAGCCTCTGCTGGTTCGTGAGAGGTACCGTCGCCTTCGTCGGCAACCAGTTCTCCGGCGGCCATGTCGCCTTCGACCGCGCGAGGTTCCAGGGCAGCACGGTCGACTACTCCAGTGCAGTCTTCTCCGGCAGCACGGTCTCCTTCGAGAGTGGTCGATTCTCCGACGGCACAGTCGACTTCGCGGGTGCTCGGTTCGACAGCGGCTCGGTCGACTTCAGCATGGCGCGGCTATCCGGCGCAGCGATTGACTTCGACAGTGCACAGTTCTCCGGCGCCACAGTCAGATTCGACACGGTTAGCGGCGAGGCACCACCTGACCTGGTTCCGGCGAGCGGGTCGCCTCTTCCTGCTGGCTTGACCCTGCCACCGCACTGGTGA
- a CDS encoding recombinase family protein, whose product MKLVGYIRVSTGRQVEDGFGLAVQEKLIRAWCRQQGHTLGRAVFRDEGYSGTLHAPDRPALTDALSEIEDGQAAGIVVGRLDRLARRLVTQEAILAQVWKNNGRVFTADQGEILQDDPEDPMRTAMRQMMGVFSELEHSMIVARLRAGRKEKAVQGGYAYGAPPYGWQAVAGELVEQPAEQGGLARARELRAAGASLREICRRLEAEQFPPRRSDRWHPEAVRRMLQHEAPYTLRPRTI is encoded by the coding sequence ATGAAGCTCGTCGGGTACATCCGCGTCAGCACCGGCCGGCAGGTGGAGGACGGCTTCGGCCTAGCAGTTCAGGAGAAGTTGATCCGCGCCTGGTGTCGGCAGCAAGGTCACACCCTCGGACGCGCCGTCTTCCGGGACGAGGGTTACTCAGGGACTCTTCACGCTCCCGACCGTCCCGCGCTCACTGATGCGCTTAGCGAGATAGAAGACGGCCAGGCGGCGGGGATAGTCGTCGGTCGGCTCGACCGTCTCGCCCGTCGTCTTGTTACGCAGGAAGCCATCCTGGCCCAGGTGTGGAAGAACAACGGACGCGTCTTCACCGCTGACCAGGGCGAGATCCTCCAGGACGATCCTGAAGACCCCATGCGAACGGCAATGCGGCAGATGATGGGTGTCTTCTCCGAGCTGGAGCACTCAATGATCGTGGCCCGGCTCCGGGCGGGGCGTAAGGAGAAGGCAGTACAGGGCGGGTACGCCTACGGCGCCCCGCCCTACGGCTGGCAGGCCGTTGCCGGAGAGCTTGTCGAACAGCCCGCCGAACAGGGCGGGCTTGCCAGAGCCCGTGAACTACGGGCGGCAGGCGCCTCGCTTCGCGAGATCTGCCGCCGCCTGGAAGCGGAGCAGTTCCCACCGCGCCGCAGTGATCGATGGCACCCGGAGGCTGTGCGACGAATGCTTCAGCACGAGGCGCCGTACACCCTCCGGCCGCGCACGATCTGA
- a CDS encoding restriction endonuclease, with protein MYGFVALVGLSLATMVVRWLAANWWLLVVLLVAAGAVGGLWLRRQMQRARSEQVRMQGLRYVLPQLDALSHRDFEHAVRDLMRRDGCEDARQVGGAGDNGADVKATDPFGRLWVIQCKHRRDGDRSSAIGTPDLQVLNGTARPVHGADVVVLVTNGRISSRGPAFARSQGIHLVDRRVLGEWAASGRPLWELLQVMPPPRRASPLS; from the coding sequence ATGTACGGCTTCGTGGCCTTGGTCGGGCTGAGCCTGGCGACGATGGTCGTGCGGTGGCTGGCCGCGAACTGGTGGCTGCTAGTCGTGCTCCTGGTAGCCGCCGGCGCGGTCGGCGGTCTCTGGCTGCGGCGGCAGATGCAGCGGGCCCGGTCGGAACAGGTGCGGATGCAGGGGCTGCGCTACGTACTTCCGCAGCTGGACGCGCTGAGCCATCGGGACTTCGAGCACGCGGTGCGTGACCTGATGCGGCGCGACGGATGCGAGGACGCCCGCCAGGTCGGCGGGGCCGGCGACAACGGCGCCGACGTCAAGGCCACCGATCCGTTCGGGAGGCTGTGGGTGATCCAGTGCAAGCACCGCCGCGACGGCGACCGCAGCAGCGCAATAGGCACGCCGGACCTGCAGGTGCTGAACGGGACCGCCCGCCCGGTCCACGGTGCGGACGTGGTTGTCCTCGTGACCAACGGGCGCATCTCCTCCCGAGGTCCGGCATTCGCCCGATCTCAGGGCATTCACCTGGTGGACCGCCGAGTGCTGGGCGAGTGGGCCGCAAGCGGACGGCCACTGTGGGAACTGCTGCAGGTCATGCCCCCGCCCCGGCGCGCTTCTCCTCTGTCCTAG
- a CDS encoding RNA polymerase sigma-70 factor, with protein MTEQPDPADEFTTHKALLFSIAYEILGSVADAEDVLQDSYLRWQSVNHTSVENARAYLAQIVTRQALGVLRSAVRRREEYVGPWLPEPLVTDAADDAPDGIDHVLTGEAVTTAMLLVLEALTPTQRAVFVLREVFGFDYAEIAAAVGKSEAAVRQLNQRARDSVRARRHTAVATPAEAWPVAERFLAAAATGDVQGLMDLLAPDVVFLADGGGVVNAVRRPVVGPDKVARLLLGLLDKGARMGELDVRIGAFNGMHSVVVIIDGELDQVTSFEIRRGVVTAVYCVRNPEKLTSVKV; from the coding sequence GTGACCGAGCAGCCGGATCCCGCAGACGAGTTCACCACGCACAAAGCTCTGCTGTTCTCGATCGCCTACGAGATCCTCGGGTCGGTGGCCGACGCCGAAGACGTCCTGCAGGACAGCTACCTGCGGTGGCAGTCGGTGAACCACACCTCGGTGGAGAACGCGCGGGCCTATCTGGCGCAGATCGTCACCCGGCAGGCGCTCGGCGTACTGCGGTCGGCCGTCCGCCGCCGGGAGGAGTACGTGGGGCCGTGGCTGCCCGAGCCGCTGGTGACCGACGCTGCCGACGACGCGCCCGATGGCATTGACCATGTGCTCACGGGCGAGGCCGTGACCACCGCGATGCTGCTGGTTCTGGAGGCCCTGACCCCTACCCAGCGCGCGGTGTTCGTGTTGCGCGAGGTGTTCGGCTTCGACTATGCGGAGATCGCCGCCGCGGTGGGCAAGTCCGAGGCCGCGGTGCGGCAGTTGAACCAGCGCGCCCGCGACAGCGTGCGCGCGAGGCGACACACCGCGGTCGCCACCCCTGCTGAGGCATGGCCGGTCGCCGAGCGGTTCCTGGCGGCGGCCGCGACCGGTGACGTCCAGGGCCTCATGGACCTGCTTGCACCCGATGTGGTGTTCCTGGCTGACGGCGGCGGGGTCGTGAACGCGGTGCGGCGCCCTGTGGTCGGGCCGGACAAGGTGGCCAGGCTGCTTCTCGGGCTCCTGGACAAGGGCGCCCGCATGGGCGAACTCGACGTCCGTATCGGCGCCTTCAACGGGATGCACTCCGTCGTGGTGATCATCGACGGCGAACTGGATCAGGTGACCTCGTTCGAGATCCGCCGCGGTGTCGTGACGGCCGTCTACTGCGTCCGCAACCCGGAGAAGCTCACGTCGGTCAAGGTGTGA
- a CDS encoding FAD-dependent oxidoreductase, which produces MRVLVVGAGYAGTIAANRLAKKVKAAEITVINPRPDFVERVRLHEQIAGTGAAATPLTSMLSEGVATRMGTVDKIGDGQVTLGDGAGLGFDYLFLAVGSTAAPLPGTVPVGTWEGAEEARAALAGLPGGRAVTVIGGGLTGIETASEIAFSRPDLRVRIVGQTIAASLSAGGQKRVRTGLDRLNVEVVEDSVAQIDPGAGEGGGEIVRLHSRRHCTSDLTLWAIIGSVPDLAARSGLEVDADGRAVVDEHLRSVTDPRIFVVGDCAAVPGSRAACATAMPQGAHAADTLARMIQGRKPKPYSMGYTGQALSLGRRDGLLQVNRRNDTVRRLYFAGRTAAVTKERVCRYAKFGARTATYAWLRGSK; this is translated from the coding sequence ATGAGGGTCCTGGTGGTGGGAGCCGGCTACGCGGGGACGATCGCGGCGAACCGGCTGGCCAAGAAGGTGAAGGCAGCGGAGATCACGGTGATCAACCCCCGTCCGGACTTCGTCGAGCGGGTGCGGCTGCACGAGCAGATCGCCGGGACCGGAGCCGCGGCGACCCCGCTGACGTCGATGCTGAGCGAAGGGGTAGCAACGCGGATGGGCACCGTCGACAAGATCGGCGACGGCCAGGTCACTCTCGGCGACGGGGCGGGTCTCGGCTTCGACTACCTGTTCCTCGCGGTGGGCAGCACGGCCGCACCGCTGCCGGGCACCGTCCCGGTAGGGACCTGGGAGGGCGCGGAGGAGGCGCGGGCCGCGCTGGCCGGGCTGCCCGGCGGAAGGGCGGTCACCGTCATCGGTGGCGGGCTGACGGGCATCGAGACGGCATCCGAGATCGCCTTCAGCCGACCCGACCTCCGCGTGCGGATCGTGGGACAGACGATCGCCGCGAGCCTGTCGGCAGGAGGGCAGAAGCGTGTGCGCACCGGCCTGGACCGCTTGAACGTGGAGGTCGTGGAGGACTCCGTGGCGCAGATCGACCCCGGCGCCGGGGAAGGAGGAGGTGAGATAGTGCGTCTCCACTCGCGCCGGCACTGCACCTCCGACCTCACGCTGTGGGCGATCATCGGCAGCGTGCCCGACCTGGCCGCCCGCAGTGGACTTGAGGTGGATGCCGACGGGCGTGCGGTGGTCGACGAGCATCTGCGCAGCGTGACCGACCCACGGATCTTCGTCGTCGGCGACTGCGCGGCGGTTCCCGGCTCTCGAGCGGCCTGCGCAACGGCCATGCCCCAGGGCGCACACGCAGCGGATACGCTGGCGCGGATGATCCAAGGCCGTAAGCCCAAGCCCTACTCCATGGGGTACACCGGACAGGCGTTGAGCCTGGGCCGGCGCGACGGGCTGCTGCAGGTCAATCGCAGGAACGACACCGTGCGCCGGCTCTACTTCGCCGGGCGCACCGCGGCCGTGACCAAAGAGCGAGTCTGTCGCTACGCGAAGTTCGGCGCCCGCACCGCCACCTACGCCTGGCTGCGGGGCTCGAAGTGA
- a CDS encoding epoxide hydrolase: MSELIEPFTLSVPEEQLTDLRERLSRTRWPDQETVPDTSQGPQLGKLRALHDYWLNTYDWRRCEKTLNGFGQSRTIIDGLGIHFLHVRSPEPDALPLVMTHGWPSSVLDFHKVIGPLTDPAAHGGDPRDAFHLVVPSLPGFGFSDRPMEPGWGFPRVADAWITLMDRLGYRRWGAQGGDLGCAVTDEIGRKAPDGCVGLHLNFAMFPPTPDEIRDATEHEQAMLDSAAYFWENLSGYAKEQATRPQTIGYSLAESPIGLAAWIYAMFQDTCGTPGDAEASFTLDELLDDIMLYWLPNTGTSSARTYWEMARSARPSAPNAAAPITLPTGFSMFPEEHVRKSQRWVERRYSNVVHFNELEVGGHFAALEQPALFVDEVRTTFRSLR, encoded by the coding sequence ATGTCCGAACTTATCGAACCCTTCACCCTGTCCGTGCCGGAGGAACAGCTGACCGACCTGCGTGAGCGGCTCTCCCGCACCCGGTGGCCCGATCAAGAGACCGTTCCGGACACCAGCCAGGGACCCCAACTGGGGAAGCTCCGCGCGCTGCACGACTACTGGCTCAACACCTACGACTGGCGGCGGTGCGAGAAGACCCTCAACGGCTTCGGCCAGTCCCGCACCATCATCGATGGTCTGGGCATTCACTTCCTCCATGTGCGCTCGCCTGAGCCGGACGCCCTCCCGCTGGTCATGACCCACGGATGGCCCAGCTCCGTCCTCGATTTCCACAAGGTCATCGGCCCACTGACCGATCCCGCGGCCCACGGCGGTGACCCGCGGGACGCCTTCCATCTCGTGGTGCCGTCGCTGCCGGGATTCGGGTTCTCCGACCGGCCTATGGAACCCGGCTGGGGATTCCCCCGGGTCGCCGATGCCTGGATCACGCTGATGGACCGGCTCGGCTACCGGCGATGGGGCGCCCAGGGCGGCGACCTCGGATGCGCGGTCACCGACGAGATCGGCCGCAAGGCCCCCGACGGATGCGTCGGGCTGCACCTCAACTTCGCCATGTTCCCGCCAACGCCCGACGAGATCCGGGACGCCACCGAGCATGAGCAGGCAATGCTCGACAGCGCCGCCTACTTCTGGGAGAACCTCTCGGGCTACGCCAAGGAGCAGGCAACCCGCCCTCAGACCATTGGCTACTCCCTCGCGGAGTCCCCCATCGGCCTGGCTGCCTGGATCTACGCGATGTTCCAGGACACCTGCGGCACGCCGGGGGACGCGGAAGCATCTTTCACCCTGGACGAGCTGCTCGACGACATCATGCTCTATTGGCTTCCCAACACCGGGACGTCCTCTGCGCGGACCTACTGGGAAATGGCACGGTCGGCACGGCCCTCCGCGCCGAACGCCGCCGCACCGATCACACTGCCTACCGGATTCAGCATGTTCCCGGAGGAGCACGTCCGGAAGTCCCAGCGCTGGGTGGAACGCCGCTACAGCAACGTCGTCCACTTCAACGAGCTTGAGGTGGGCGGGCACTTCGCGGCCCTGGAACAACCGGCACTCTTCGTTGACGAAGTCCGGACCACCTTCCGTTCCTTGCGCTGA
- a CDS encoding PadR family transcriptional regulator, which produces MSSIRLFILDTFARNGEMHGHRVRLQAEREHLHLWTDVSVGSLYQAIKRLLAEGLLEEVRTEKEGNLPERQVYGITGEGRLRLKELQSESLRHIWMKPDPFDLALTRLDPEKLDELHTVIASRLDELASMLSDTEALNANAIDGGHLTVSEALAVSHSAHRLRAEIAWLQEVLDAVPEIVTDERTRQPDTL; this is translated from the coding sequence ATGTCATCGATCAGGTTGTTCATCCTCGACACGTTCGCGAGGAACGGCGAGATGCACGGGCATAGGGTGCGCCTCCAGGCCGAGCGGGAACATCTGCACCTGTGGACGGATGTGTCCGTGGGCAGCCTGTACCAGGCGATCAAGCGCCTGCTGGCTGAGGGCTTGCTCGAAGAGGTCAGGACCGAGAAGGAGGGCAATCTGCCCGAGCGTCAGGTGTACGGCATCACCGGTGAAGGGCGGCTGCGTCTCAAGGAACTCCAGTCCGAGAGTCTGCGCCACATCTGGATGAAGCCGGACCCGTTCGACCTGGCCCTCACCCGCCTGGACCCGGAGAAGCTGGACGAGCTCCACACGGTGATCGCATCCCGGCTGGATGAACTCGCCTCCATGCTCTCGGACACCGAGGCGCTGAACGCCAACGCCATCGACGGCGGCCACCTGACGGTGAGCGAGGCACTAGCGGTCAGTCACAGTGCGCACAGGCTGCGCGCCGAGATCGCCTGGCTCCAGGAGGTCCTGGACGCGGTGCCCGAGATTGTCACCGATGAACGGACCCGTCAGCCCGACACCCTCTGA
- a CDS encoding haloacid dehalogenase-like hydrolase, producing the protein MAKLVLWDIDHTLIDTRGVGRELSAAAFEETLGQPMRQQAKIDGITEPVIFRETARLHGLATDRADFDRFARALADGHLRRAADLRERGHALPGAAAALDALDTAGVRQTVVSGNVRPVAETKLAVFGLDKHVLWEAGAYGEDRDVRADLVRLALRRAGSTAAAAVLIGDTPADIEGAHANGVQVIAVASGRSDESALRDAGADTVLPDLRDTELLVHLIRDSDQ; encoded by the coding sequence ATGGCGAAGCTGGTGTTGTGGGACATCGACCACACGCTGATCGACACCCGGGGTGTGGGACGCGAACTGTCCGCCGCCGCCTTCGAAGAGACCCTCGGACAGCCCATGCGCCAACAGGCGAAGATCGACGGCATCACCGAGCCGGTGATCTTCCGTGAGACCGCCCGCCTCCATGGACTCGCCACCGACCGGGCCGACTTCGACCGCTTCGCCCGCGCCCTCGCCGACGGGCACCTGCGCCGGGCGGCAGACCTGCGTGAACGCGGACACGCCCTGCCCGGCGCGGCCGCCGCTCTTGACGCCCTGGACACTGCCGGCGTCCGGCAGACCGTGGTCTCCGGCAACGTCCGCCCCGTCGCCGAGACCAAACTCGCCGTCTTCGGTCTGGACAAACACGTCCTGTGGGAGGCCGGCGCCTACGGCGAGGACCGCGACGTACGCGCCGACCTCGTCCGCCTCGCCCTGCGACGCGCAGGTTCGACGGCCGCGGCCGCCGTGCTCATCGGAGACACCCCAGCCGACATCGAAGGCGCGCACGCCAATGGTGTCCAGGTCATTGCAGTTGCCTCGGGCCGCAGCGACGAGTCCGCGCTGCGCGACGCCGGCGCCGACACCGTGCTCCCCGACCTGCGCGACACCGAGCTGCTCGTGCACCTCATACGGGACAGCGATCAGTAG